A window of Pseudomonadota bacterium contains these coding sequences:
- a CDS encoding Uma2 family endonuclease: protein MNTRTIRPTESMRPITREEYLRVMAPVAPFAEYQCGFMVTKTAAQGRHGRAIRGVIEALCHDSTRNARLEVYQGVCVDFGENIFVPDVVLLRLEDHARYDSTSGNIVGPPELIVEVVSHDSGARDRVMKFNCYFEAGVPWYWLIDPFEFTVEEWQSTDLGYVRTAAATIGHMFRPRAVALEVPADDLFPTVG, encoded by the coding sequence ATGAACACACGCACCATTCGTCCTACCGAGTCGATGCGCCCCATCACCCGCGAGGAATACCTGCGCGTGATGGCCCCCGTCGCTCCGTTCGCCGAGTACCAGTGCGGGTTCATGGTGACGAAGACGGCCGCCCAGGGACGCCATGGTCGGGCCATACGTGGCGTCATCGAGGCCCTCTGCCACGACAGCACGCGCAACGCGCGGCTCGAGGTGTACCAGGGTGTCTGTGTCGATTTCGGTGAGAACATCTTCGTGCCCGACGTGGTTCTGCTCCGCCTCGAAGATCACGCGCGATACGACTCCACGAGCGGCAACATCGTGGGGCCGCCCGAGCTCATCGTCGAGGTCGTGTCACACGACTCCGGCGCGCGTGACCGCGTCATGAAGTTCAACTGCTACTTCGAGGCGGGTGTGCCGTGGTACTGGCTCATCGACCCGTTCGAGTTCACGGTGGAAGAGTGGCAGTCAACCGACCTCGGCTACGTGCGCACCGCCGCTGCCACCATCGGCCACATGTTCCGCCCCAGGGCCGTTGCTCTCGAGGTCCCCGCCGACGACCTGTTCCCCACTGTCGGATAG